In the Micromonospora narathiwatensis genome, one interval contains:
- a CDS encoding serine/threonine-protein kinase yields the protein MSNALPQLVADRYRLISPLGQGGMGRVWKARDEVLHRDVAIKELVPPPSLTPEERREMRERSLREARAIARLNNINVVRIFDVLRTDGDPWIVMEYVPSKSLQDILAEDGPVPSAKAVQIGLGVLGALKAAHKAGIMHRDVKPGNVLIGNDDRVVLTDFGLATIPGDPNVTRTGMVLGSPAYIAPERARDGTAGPEADLWSLGATLYAAVEGKSPYARPSAIATLAALAVEPLPPPKNAGPLKPVLQGLLRKDPAERITAEVAERMLRKAAGRRARGISLLDGVRRPGPNGPREPRPPLVPAPRPADGHVERSPATPAPRKPDQSPAVAADDATAKVPDGLDAAPTAKVAPPPAEPTTKLAPPAAEPPTAKLDAAPVLDAPEPGDVEALVDGPDPALDETRIDSTPAVVAPAQPPSPPRSPTSVLAEPVSPAPSTGRAEVIEGTKPERNRRNLLIVALAAVLVLGLAVAVPLLISGDDKGDGGQPSGAGATSAASAPPPPTTAAPTSAAPTSTAPSPTPSATPSASADALPTGWHYYTGRNGFQVPIPDGWRASTERSDQVTLYDPNSPRRLFMQWTNTPGTDAYADWKSKEKDRKRFVKDYKYLDIRPCDPYYRTCADWDWLETRDGVRIHTRNRGVVTASNRGYALRWEVPVTDWDANLANFDIITKGFKPDRRN from the coding sequence ATGTCGAACGCGCTTCCCCAACTCGTCGCTGACCGGTACCGGCTCATCTCGCCGCTCGGCCAGGGTGGCATGGGCAGGGTGTGGAAGGCGCGCGACGAGGTGCTGCACCGGGACGTGGCCATCAAGGAGTTGGTCCCGCCGCCCAGCCTCACCCCTGAGGAGCGCCGCGAGATGCGGGAACGCTCGTTGCGGGAAGCGCGGGCGATCGCCCGGCTGAACAACATCAACGTGGTCCGCATCTTCGACGTGCTGCGTACGGACGGCGATCCGTGGATCGTCATGGAGTACGTGCCGTCCAAGTCGTTGCAGGACATCCTCGCCGAGGACGGGCCGGTGCCGTCGGCCAAGGCGGTCCAGATCGGTCTCGGGGTGCTGGGCGCGTTGAAGGCCGCCCACAAGGCCGGCATCATGCACCGCGACGTGAAGCCGGGCAACGTGCTGATCGGCAACGACGATCGGGTGGTGCTCACCGACTTCGGTCTGGCCACCATTCCCGGCGACCCGAACGTCACCCGCACCGGCATGGTGCTCGGCTCGCCCGCGTACATCGCGCCGGAGCGGGCCCGGGACGGCACGGCGGGGCCCGAGGCCGACCTCTGGTCGCTGGGCGCGACGCTCTACGCCGCCGTGGAAGGCAAGTCGCCGTACGCCCGGCCGTCGGCGATCGCCACCCTGGCCGCGCTCGCCGTCGAGCCGTTGCCGCCGCCGAAGAACGCCGGGCCGCTCAAGCCGGTCCTGCAGGGTTTGCTGCGCAAGGACCCGGCCGAGCGGATCACGGCCGAGGTGGCCGAGCGCATGCTCCGTAAGGCCGCCGGGCGGCGTGCGCGGGGCATCTCGCTGCTGGACGGCGTACGCCGGCCGGGGCCGAACGGTCCGCGCGAGCCGCGCCCACCGCTGGTGCCGGCGCCGCGCCCGGCCGACGGCCACGTCGAGCGTTCCCCGGCCACCCCGGCTCCGCGCAAGCCCGACCAGAGTCCGGCCGTCGCGGCGGACGACGCGACCGCCAAGGTTCCCGACGGCCTGGACGCGGCCCCCACCGCGAAGGTGGCCCCGCCGCCGGCCGAGCCGACCACGAAGCTTGCCCCGCCGGCCGCCGAGCCGCCGACCGCGAAGCTCGATGCCGCACCGGTGCTCGACGCCCCAGAGCCCGGCGACGTCGAGGCGCTGGTGGACGGACCGGACCCGGCCCTCGACGAGACGCGGATCGACAGCACTCCGGCCGTCGTGGCCCCGGCGCAGCCGCCGTCTCCGCCGAGAAGCCCCACCTCCGTGCTGGCGGAGCCGGTGAGTCCGGCGCCGTCGACCGGCCGGGCCGAGGTCATCGAGGGTACGAAGCCGGAGCGCAACCGGCGCAATCTGCTGATTGTCGCGCTCGCCGCGGTGCTGGTGCTCGGCCTCGCGGTGGCCGTACCGCTGCTCATCAGCGGCGACGACAAGGGCGACGGCGGGCAGCCGAGCGGGGCGGGTGCCACCTCGGCTGCCTCCGCGCCGCCGCCCCCGACCACCGCCGCACCGACGTCGGCCGCCCCGACCAGCACCGCACCCAGCCCCACGCCGTCGGCGACCCCCTCCGCCTCCGCTGACGCGTTGCCCACCGGCTGGCACTACTACACCGGGCGCAACGGCTTCCAGGTGCCGATCCCGGACGGGTGGCGGGCCAGCACCGAGCGCTCCGATCAGGTCACCCTCTACGACCCCAACAGTCCGCGACGGCTCTTCATGCAGTGGACCAACACGCCTGGGACCGATGCGTACGCCGACTGGAAGAGCAAGGAAAAAGATCGCAAGAGGTTCGTCAAGGACTACAAGTACCTGGACATCAGGCCCTGTGACCCCTACTACCGCACCTGTGCGGACTGGGACTGGCTGGAGACGCGGGACGGCGTCCGGATCCACACCCGCAACCGGGGCGTGGTCACCGCCAGCAACCGGGGCTACGCGCTGCGCTGGGAGGTGCCGGTGACCGACTGGGACGCCAACCTCGCCAACTTCGACATCATCACCAAGGGCTTCAAGCCGGACCGGAGGAACTGA
- a CDS encoding PadR family transcriptional regulator, with translation MMILGLVRWMQPVHGYDVRRELLSWSADKWANVQPGSIYHALRKLTDEGLLRAVSTEQVGARPARTTYEVTAKGEGEFETLLRAQWWQLHEPPDPFVAAFSFLPAMPRDEAAAALRNRANLLRAGVESMRASLDSDWVRDRKPVHVGWMFELWLARAEAEMAWCGRIAERIESGVSYLPAAMEGAEGWSGWTDGALGGSNAQ, from the coding sequence ATGATGATTCTCGGCCTGGTCAGGTGGATGCAGCCGGTGCACGGCTACGACGTGCGCCGTGAGCTGCTGAGTTGGAGTGCGGACAAGTGGGCCAACGTGCAGCCCGGGTCGATCTACCACGCGCTGCGCAAGCTCACCGACGAGGGGCTGCTGCGGGCGGTGTCGACGGAACAGGTCGGCGCCCGTCCCGCCCGCACCACGTACGAGGTGACCGCCAAGGGGGAGGGCGAGTTCGAGACCCTGCTGCGCGCGCAGTGGTGGCAGCTCCACGAGCCGCCGGACCCGTTCGTGGCGGCGTTCTCCTTCCTGCCCGCGATGCCGCGCGACGAGGCGGCGGCGGCCCTGCGCAACCGGGCCAACCTGCTCCGGGCCGGGGTCGAGTCGATGCGCGCCTCGCTCGACTCGGACTGGGTGCGCGACCGGAAGCCGGTGCACGTCGGGTGGATGTTCGAGCTGTGGCTGGCCCGGGCCGAGGCGGAGATGGCCTGGTGCGGCCGGATCGCCGAGCGGATCGAGTCGGGAGTGTCGTACCTGCCCGCTGCAATGGAGGGGGCCGAGGGCTGGTCCGGTTGGACGGACGGGGCGCTCGGTGGCAGCAACGCGCAATAA
- a CDS encoding acyl-CoA carboxylase subunit epsilon encodes MSAEEPLFRIVRGVPTPEELAALVGAIVTRTRPATAAAPAAVSQWTRGARPAGAALVAGPGAWRASGLPR; translated from the coding sequence ATGTCTGCCGAAGAGCCGCTGTTCCGGATCGTCCGCGGGGTGCCCACCCCCGAGGAACTGGCCGCCCTGGTCGGCGCGATCGTGACGCGGACCCGACCGGCCACCGCCGCCGCGCCGGCCGCCGTGTCGCAGTGGACGCGCGGTGCCCGCCCGGCGGGCGCGGCGCTCGTCGCCGGTCCCGGCGCGTGGCGCGCCTCCGGCCTCCCCCGCTGA
- a CDS encoding Maf family protein, with protein sequence MLSSVPLRLVLASQSPARRKLLQAAGIEPDVLVSGVDESQVVSDQAEELCLELARLKAQAVLGRLRATPDERTLVLGCDSVLAFDGEILGKPADAADATRRWQRMRGRSGVLHTGHCLVDVVHESRAEGVASTTVHFADISDEEIAAYVATGEPLAVAGAFTIDGLGGAFLTGIEGDPGTVVGLSLPLLRTLLGELGLRVTDLWTKVAPGGQEIEHLG encoded by the coding sequence GTGTTGAGTTCCGTACCGCTGCGCCTTGTGCTCGCCTCCCAGAGTCCCGCCCGCCGCAAGCTGCTCCAGGCCGCCGGGATCGAACCGGATGTGCTGGTGAGCGGCGTCGACGAGTCGCAGGTGGTCAGCGACCAGGCCGAGGAGTTGTGCCTGGAGTTGGCCCGGCTGAAGGCGCAGGCTGTGTTGGGCCGGCTGCGCGCGACGCCGGACGAGCGGACGTTGGTGCTCGGCTGCGACTCGGTGCTGGCCTTCGACGGCGAGATCCTGGGCAAGCCGGCGGACGCGGCGGACGCCACGCGACGGTGGCAGCGGATGCGCGGGCGTAGCGGGGTGCTGCACACCGGGCACTGCCTGGTCGACGTGGTGCACGAGTCGCGGGCGGAGGGGGTCGCCTCGACGACGGTGCACTTCGCGGACATCAGCGACGAGGAGATCGCCGCGTACGTGGCGACGGGCGAGCCGTTGGCGGTGGCCGGGGCGTTCACCATCGACGGGCTGGGCGGGGCGTTCCTGACCGGCATCGAGGGCGACCCGGGCACGGTGGTGGGACTGAGCCTGCCGCTGCTGCGTACTCTCCTCGGCGAGTTGGGGCTACGCGTCACCGACCTGTGGACGAAGGTCGCGCCCGGGGGCCAGGAGATCGAACATCTCGGCTAA
- a CDS encoding acetyl/propionyl/methylcrotonyl-CoA carboxylase subunit alpha, with protein sequence MRKVLIANRGEIAVRVVRACRDAGLASVAVYADSDRDALHATLADEAYALGGDTAADSYLRIDKLIDIAARSGADAVHPGYGFLSENADFAQAVIDAGLTWIGPTPQAIRDLGDKVTARHIAQRAGAPLVPGTPDPVGNADEVMAFAVDHGLPVAIKAAFGGGGRGLKVARTMEEIPQLFESATREAVAAFGRGECFVERYLDQPRHVEAQVLADQHGNVIVVGTRDCSLQRRHQKLVEEAPAPFLTDAQRAQIHDSAKAICREAGYHGAGTVEYLVGVDGTISFLEVNTRLQVEHPVTEETAGIDLVREQFRIADGEKLRLTEDPTPRGHAIEFRINGEDPGRNFLPAPGTITALRLPSGPGVRVDTGISAGDVIGGNFDSLLAKVIITGETRTEALERARRALDEMVVEGMATALPFHRLVVRDEAFTAEPFTVHTRWIETEFDNTVPAFTAPVGAADGPAERETVVVEVGGKRLEVVLPAGLGTGTAAAAPTARKPARRGGGAKAGAAVSGDTLASPMQGTIVKIAVADGDTVAEGDLVVVLEAMKMEQPLHAHKAGTVSGLSAEVGAVITAGAPICTIA encoded by the coding sequence GTGCGCAAGGTACTCATCGCCAACCGCGGCGAGATCGCCGTCCGCGTCGTCCGCGCCTGCCGCGACGCCGGCCTGGCGAGCGTCGCCGTCTACGCGGACTCGGACCGGGACGCCCTGCACGCCACCCTCGCCGACGAGGCGTACGCCCTGGGCGGCGACACCGCCGCCGACAGCTACCTGCGGATCGACAAGCTGATCGACATCGCCGCCCGGTCCGGTGCCGACGCCGTGCACCCCGGCTACGGCTTCCTCTCCGAGAACGCCGACTTCGCCCAGGCCGTCATCGACGCCGGGTTGACCTGGATCGGCCCGACCCCGCAGGCGATCCGTGACCTCGGCGACAAGGTGACCGCCCGGCACATCGCCCAGCGCGCCGGCGCGCCCCTGGTCCCCGGCACCCCGGACCCGGTCGGCAACGCCGACGAGGTGATGGCCTTCGCGGTCGACCACGGCCTGCCGGTCGCCATCAAGGCGGCCTTCGGCGGCGGCGGGCGCGGCCTCAAGGTGGCCCGCACCATGGAGGAGATCCCGCAGCTGTTCGAGTCGGCCACCCGCGAGGCGGTCGCCGCGTTCGGCCGGGGCGAGTGTTTCGTCGAGCGTTACCTGGACCAGCCCCGGCACGTCGAGGCGCAGGTCCTCGCCGACCAGCACGGCAACGTGATCGTGGTCGGCACCCGGGACTGCTCGCTCCAGCGGCGGCACCAGAAGCTGGTCGAGGAGGCCCCGGCGCCGTTCCTCACCGACGCGCAGCGCGCCCAGATCCACGACAGCGCCAAGGCGATCTGCCGGGAGGCCGGCTACCACGGCGCCGGCACGGTGGAATACCTGGTCGGCGTCGACGGCACCATCTCCTTCCTGGAGGTCAACACCCGGCTCCAGGTGGAGCACCCGGTCACGGAGGAGACCGCCGGCATCGACCTGGTCCGCGAGCAGTTCCGGATCGCCGACGGCGAGAAGCTGCGCCTCACCGAGGACCCGACCCCGCGCGGGCACGCCATCGAGTTCCGGATCAACGGCGAGGACCCGGGCCGCAACTTCCTGCCCGCCCCGGGCACCATCACCGCGCTGCGGCTGCCGAGCGGGCCGGGCGTCCGGGTGGACACCGGCATCTCGGCCGGCGACGTGATCGGCGGCAACTTCGACTCGCTGCTGGCCAAGGTGATCATCACCGGCGAGACGCGTACCGAGGCGCTGGAGCGGGCCCGCCGGGCGCTGGACGAGATGGTCGTCGAGGGCATGGCCACCGCGCTGCCGTTCCACCGCCTGGTGGTCCGGGACGAGGCGTTCACCGCCGAGCCGTTCACCGTGCACACCCGGTGGATCGAGACCGAGTTCGACAACACCGTCCCGGCGTTCACCGCCCCGGTCGGCGCGGCCGACGGCCCGGCCGAGCGCGAGACCGTCGTGGTCGAGGTCGGCGGCAAGCGGCTGGAGGTGGTTCTGCCCGCCGGCCTCGGCACGGGTACGGCCGCCGCCGCGCCCACCGCGCGGAAGCCGGCCCGCCGGGGCGGCGGGGCGAAGGCCGGCGCGGCGGTCAGCGGCGACACGCTCGCCTCCCCCATGCAGGGCACCATCGTCAAGATCGCCGTAGCGGACGGGGACACCGTCGCCGAGGGTGACCTGGTCGTCGTCCTGGAGGCGATGAAGATGGAGCAGCCGCTGCACGCCCACAAGGCGGGCACCGTGAGCGGCCTCTCCGCCGAGGTCGGTGCGGTCATCACCGCCGGCGCCCCGATCTGCACCATCGCCTGA
- a CDS encoding MFS transporter, giving the protein MPRLTRDKTTWFAYAQLGLWGFFLYGFGPVVPLLRDEQGTSAAVAGLHSTGIAVGALLGGALFAPAARRLGRGPAIWLGLAGVAAGVAALGLLRPLPATLAAVAVIAAFGMMVISGVNVVLTAQHGPAAPAALTEANAACAGMGILAPLVIGAAVDAGHGWRPAMAVEVGLIALVALAALTFRVRLPKAASAAAAAADPAVLTASAAVDPVGMAAPAVADPARPTAPAGAEPSGESLAAPASAVRGGRAGTRVAGRLPAAYWIAWVLMSATGSIEVCLSLWTADVLRTHAGLDAGSASAAVAAIVCGMFAGRLAGGRFALRWPPVPLLLGALTVSLAGFALFWSAPVGWLAITGLVVLGLGNALHYPLAISIALAVAGPAADKAAGWSSYSMGVGFGIAPVALGWVADGVGPHLAFLLLPGFIAASVLLTVRLGRVLRAAHPATGRDPVAAGAS; this is encoded by the coding sequence GTGCCCCGCCTCACCCGTGACAAGACCACCTGGTTCGCCTACGCCCAGCTGGGGCTGTGGGGCTTCTTCCTCTACGGGTTCGGTCCGGTCGTACCGCTGCTCCGCGACGAACAGGGCACCAGCGCCGCCGTCGCCGGCCTGCACAGCACGGGCATCGCGGTCGGTGCGTTGCTCGGCGGGGCACTCTTCGCGCCGGCCGCCCGCCGCCTCGGCCGCGGCCCGGCCATCTGGCTCGGCCTCGCCGGGGTGGCGGCCGGCGTCGCCGCCCTCGGGCTGCTGCGTCCGCTGCCCGCCACCCTCGCTGCGGTCGCGGTGATCGCCGCCTTCGGCATGATGGTGATCAGCGGGGTCAACGTGGTGCTCACCGCCCAGCACGGGCCCGCCGCGCCCGCCGCGCTCACCGAGGCCAACGCCGCCTGCGCCGGCATGGGCATCCTCGCGCCGCTGGTCATCGGCGCCGCCGTGGACGCCGGCCACGGCTGGCGGCCGGCGATGGCCGTCGAGGTCGGGCTGATCGCGCTGGTCGCCCTCGCCGCCCTGACCTTCCGGGTACGCCTGCCGAAGGCCGCCTCCGCTGCCGCGGCTGCCGCCGACCCGGCCGTGCTGACCGCCTCGGCTGCCGTCGACCCTGTCGGAATGGCTGCCCCGGCCGTCGCTGACCCGGCCCGGCCGACCGCCCCGGCGGGGGCGGAGCCCAGCGGCGAGAGTCTGGCCGCCCCGGCCAGCGCCGTCCGGGGCGGGCGGGCCGGTACCCGCGTGGCGGGCCGGCTGCCGGCGGCGTACTGGATCGCCTGGGTGCTGATGTCGGCCACCGGCTCGATCGAGGTTTGCCTGTCGCTCTGGACCGCCGACGTGCTCCGTACCCACGCCGGGCTCGACGCCGGCAGCGCCTCGGCGGCCGTCGCCGCGATCGTCTGCGGCATGTTCGCTGGCCGGCTCGCCGGCGGCCGGTTCGCGCTGCGCTGGCCGCCGGTGCCGCTGCTGCTCGGCGCGCTGACCGTCTCCCTGGCCGGGTTCGCCCTGTTCTGGTCCGCCCCGGTCGGCTGGCTCGCGATCACCGGCCTGGTCGTGCTCGGCCTGGGCAACGCGCTGCACTACCCCCTCGCGATCTCCATCGCGCTCGCCGTCGCCGGGCCGGCCGCCGACAAGGCGGCCGGCTGGTCGTCGTACTCGATGGGGGTGGGTTTCGGAATCGCGCCGGTCGCGCTCGGCTGGGTGGCCGACGGCGTCGGACCGCACCTGGCCTTCCTGCTGCTGCCCGGCTTCATCGCGGCGTCCGTGCTGCTCACCGTGCGGCTCGGCCGCGTCCTACGCGCCGCGCACCCCGCCACCGGCCGCGATCCGGTCGCCGCTGGCGCCTCCTGA
- a CDS encoding O-methyltransferase, translated as MSTKPLPLTPELYAYLVAHGSAPDEIVQELAEETRAALPAQADMQVAPEQAAFLTFLTRLLGVRQAVEVGTFTGLSSLAIARGLADGGRLTCFDISEEYTGIARRYWTRAGVQDRIDLRIGPAADRLRELPRERYLDLAFIDADKVGYPVYWDELVPRMRPGAVIAVDNTLRGGRVLAPQNADDRAIAAFNDEILSDVRVDVVMLPIADGVSLARVR; from the coding sequence ATGAGCACGAAACCGCTGCCGCTGACCCCGGAACTGTATGCCTATCTCGTGGCGCACGGTTCCGCGCCCGACGAGATCGTCCAGGAGTTGGCCGAGGAGACCCGGGCCGCCCTTCCCGCGCAGGCTGACATGCAGGTCGCGCCGGAGCAGGCCGCGTTCCTGACCTTCCTCACCCGGCTGCTCGGGGTGCGGCAGGCGGTGGAGGTGGGCACGTTCACCGGGCTCTCCTCGCTGGCGATCGCCCGGGGCCTCGCCGACGGTGGCCGGCTGACCTGCTTCGACATCTCCGAGGAGTACACCGGGATCGCGCGCCGCTACTGGACCCGCGCCGGCGTGCAGGACCGGATCGACCTGCGGATCGGTCCGGCCGCCGACCGGCTGCGGGAGTTGCCCCGCGAGCGGTACCTGGACCTCGCGTTCATCGACGCCGACAAGGTCGGGTACCCGGTCTACTGGGACGAGCTGGTGCCCCGGATGCGGCCGGGCGCGGTCATCGCGGTGGACAACACGCTGCGTGGCGGCCGGGTGCTCGCCCCGCAGAACGCCGACGATCGGGCCATCGCCGCGTTCAACGACGAGATCCTCTCCGACGTCCGCGTCGACGTGGTCATGCTCCCCATCGCCGACGGGGTCTCCCTGGCCAGGGTGCGCTGA
- a CDS encoding ABC transporter permease, translated as MKFARDTWLIFQRQFQLLLRNPVWLFVGVFQPVMYLLLFAPLLKAALNAPTQAAAYKIFVPGLLVLLAIFGGLFQGFGLIAELRAGVIERSRVTPVSRLALLLGRSLRDVVSLIAQAIIITLLALLFDLRVFIGYLLLAYLMLALIALMTSAVSYGVALKVKSEDALAPLMNTVAQPVLLLSGILLPLALAPGWLQGIANWNPFSWAVEGTRALFAGDLGNDRVWQGLTIIAVLAVAGVVWAARQFARSVR; from the coding sequence ATGAAATTCGCCCGCGACACCTGGCTGATCTTCCAACGCCAGTTCCAGCTGCTGCTGCGCAACCCGGTCTGGCTCTTCGTCGGCGTCTTCCAGCCGGTGATGTACCTGCTGCTCTTCGCCCCGCTGCTCAAGGCGGCGCTGAACGCGCCGACCCAGGCCGCTGCGTACAAGATCTTCGTACCCGGCCTGCTCGTGCTGCTGGCCATCTTCGGTGGCCTGTTCCAGGGCTTCGGCCTGATCGCCGAGCTGCGCGCCGGGGTCATCGAACGGTCCCGGGTCACCCCGGTCAGCCGGCTCGCCCTGCTGCTCGGCCGCTCGCTGCGGGACGTGGTCTCGCTGATCGCACAGGCGATCATCATCACCCTGCTGGCGCTCCTGTTCGACCTGCGCGTCTTCATCGGCTACCTGCTCCTGGCGTACCTGATGCTGGCGCTGATCGCGCTGATGACCTCGGCCGTCTCGTACGGCGTCGCACTCAAGGTCAAGAGCGAGGACGCGCTCGCCCCGCTGATGAACACCGTCGCCCAGCCGGTGCTGCTGCTCTCCGGCATCCTGCTGCCGCTCGCCCTGGCCCCCGGCTGGCTCCAGGGCATCGCCAACTGGAACCCGTTCTCCTGGGCGGTCGAGGGCACCCGGGCGCTCTTCGCCGGCGACCTCGGCAACGACAGGGTCTGGCAGGGTTTGACGATCATCGCGGTGCTCGCCGTCGCCGGGGTGGTGTGGGCCGCGCGGCAGTTCGCCCGCAGCGTCCGCTGA
- a CDS encoding S8 family serine peptidase translates to MTQVLPPAASSSTAPHPPGAEQVRTDEWHLSFLKVTNAHRISRGVGVIVGLPDTGVDPHPDLAGNLLAGIDMTGSGDGLQDQDGHGTAMAGLIAAHGQRDGTGALGIAPEAKILPVRGKRISDGGEAEKLAASIEYAVRQGVDVICISAVTPRSARLERTVEMALRADVVVVAAAGNRPDDVNVGYPASHAGVIAVAGTDRLGRHAPVSASGPEIDVAAPAVDIYSTSYGGNYSKGTGTSAATAIVAGAVALIRSKYPNLPAQEVVHRLTATAIDKGPPGRDDEYGYGVIDLVAALTADVPPLGFESVAATAPTSAQATAPDDSTGDGATARGLATLGVLVAAGGGYLVWRRRRRADDPPPRISR, encoded by the coding sequence ATGACGCAAGTGCTGCCACCGGCGGCGTCATCCTCGACCGCCCCTCACCCTCCTGGGGCCGAACAGGTGCGGACCGATGAATGGCACCTCAGTTTTCTAAAGGTGACTAACGCACACCGAATTAGCCGCGGCGTCGGCGTTATCGTCGGCCTGCCGGACACCGGCGTGGATCCACACCCCGACCTAGCCGGCAATCTACTTGCCGGCATCGATATGACTGGGAGCGGCGACGGTTTACAGGACCAGGATGGTCACGGCACTGCAATGGCCGGCCTTATTGCGGCTCATGGTCAACGCGATGGGACAGGAGCACTGGGCATAGCTCCAGAGGCGAAAATATTGCCTGTTCGCGGGAAGCGAATCAGCGATGGAGGCGAAGCCGAGAAACTTGCAGCAAGCATCGAATATGCAGTACGACAAGGCGTCGACGTCATTTGCATCTCTGCCGTTACCCCGAGAAGTGCTCGCCTCGAACGCACAGTGGAAATGGCTCTCCGCGCGGATGTTGTCGTCGTCGCCGCAGCTGGGAATCGCCCGGACGACGTAAATGTGGGTTATCCCGCTTCTCATGCCGGCGTTATCGCCGTCGCGGGCACTGATCGCCTCGGAAGACACGCCCCAGTCTCAGCGAGCGGTCCCGAGATCGATGTTGCCGCGCCCGCCGTCGACATCTACAGCACAAGCTATGGCGGTAACTACTCCAAAGGCACCGGAACATCGGCAGCTACGGCGATCGTTGCCGGGGCGGTCGCGCTGATCCGGTCCAAGTACCCCAACCTTCCTGCTCAGGAGGTCGTGCACCGCCTGACTGCCACCGCTATCGACAAGGGACCGCCCGGCCGGGACGACGAGTACGGCTACGGCGTCATCGATCTGGTCGCCGCGCTCACCGCGGACGTGCCTCCACTGGGCTTCGAGTCGGTGGCAGCGACCGCGCCCACCTCAGCGCAGGCGACGGCACCGGACGACAGCACAGGTGACGGCGCGACGGCGCGCGGACTGGCGACGCTGGGCGTACTGGTGGCGGCGGGTGGCGGCTATCTGGTGTGGCGTCGTCGTCGCCGTGCCGACGATCCGCCGCCCCGGATCAGCCGGTAG
- a CDS encoding ATP-binding cassette domain-containing protein has product MIETRGLRKSFRSRAGRETKTVDAVRGVNLDVAEGEIFGFLGPNGAGKTTTLRMLATLIEPDGGEATIAGADLRKDPAEVRRRIGYVAQGGSTWDESTAREELVLHARLYGISKAEARRRATRALDAFQLSEYADRKCKTYSGGQRRRVEIALGIIHEPKIVFLDEPTTGLDPQSRAHMWDEIRRLRAEGMTVFITTHYLDEADALCDRIAIMDHGEVVAEGTPAELKREISGEVVQVGLDAAVTPRAAELLDTEAYVNKLETVDEGGLRLYVDEGATAIPQVLRRLDGAGLDLRSIELHRPSLDDVFLTKTGRSLRES; this is encoded by the coding sequence ATGATCGAGACCAGGGGGCTGCGGAAGTCGTTCCGCTCCCGCGCGGGTCGCGAGACGAAGACCGTGGACGCGGTCCGGGGCGTCAACCTCGACGTCGCCGAGGGGGAGATCTTCGGCTTCCTCGGCCCCAACGGGGCCGGCAAGACCACCACCCTGCGGATGCTCGCCACCCTCATCGAGCCCGACGGCGGCGAGGCCACCATCGCCGGTGCCGACCTGCGCAAGGACCCGGCCGAGGTGCGCCGCCGGATCGGGTACGTGGCCCAGGGCGGCAGCACCTGGGACGAGTCCACCGCCCGCGAGGAACTGGTGCTCCACGCCCGGCTCTACGGCATCAGCAAGGCCGAGGCCCGCCGGCGTGCCACCCGCGCCCTGGACGCCTTCCAGCTCAGCGAATACGCCGACCGCAAGTGCAAGACGTACTCCGGCGGTCAGCGCCGCCGGGTGGAGATCGCGCTCGGCATCATCCACGAGCCGAAGATCGTCTTCCTGGACGAGCCGACCACCGGCCTCGACCCGCAGAGCCGGGCGCACATGTGGGACGAGATCCGTCGGCTGCGTGCCGAGGGGATGACCGTCTTCATCACCACGCACTACCTCGACGAGGCGGACGCGCTCTGCGACCGGATCGCGATCATGGACCATGGCGAGGTGGTCGCCGAGGGCACCCCGGCCGAGCTGAAGCGGGAGATCTCCGGCGAGGTGGTGCAGGTCGGTCTCGACGCCGCCGTCACCCCGCGCGCCGCCGAGCTGCTCGACACCGAGGCGTACGTCAACAAGCTGGAGACCGTCGACGAGGGCGGCCTGCGCCTCTACGTCGACGAAGGCGCCACCGCCATCCCCCAGGTGCTGCGCCGTCTCGACGGCGCCGGGCTGGACCTGCGCTCCATCGAGCTGCACCGTCCCAGCCTCGACGACGTCTTCCTCACCAAGACCGGCCGCTCGCTGCGCGAGTCCTGA